The Raphanus sativus cultivar WK10039 chromosome 2, ASM80110v3, whole genome shotgun sequence genome includes a region encoding these proteins:
- the LOC108839816 gene encoding uncharacterized protein LOC108839816, producing the protein MGICTSTESTQVATAKLILLDGRMMEFTKPVKVGYVLQKNPMCFICNSDDMEFDEALSAISADEELQLGQIYFALPLRYLRQPLQAEEMAALAAKANSALMRSGGGGGGCRRRRVDPIVPGDKYRVRVASCDDTVGSGFGRRKERNADADGGGSTSSRRRRECYAAELSTIEE; encoded by the coding sequence ATGGGTATATGCACTTCGACTGAGTCGACTCAAGTGGCCACGGCGAAACTGATCTTGCTAGACGGGAGGATGATGGAGTTCACGAAACCCGTGAAGGTCGGATACGTTTTGCAGAAGAACCCCATGTGTTTTATCTGTAACTCGGACGACATGGAGTTCGATGAGGCTCTTTCTGCCATTAGCGCGGACGAAGAGCTTCAGCTAGGTCAGATATACTTCGCTCTTCCTCTTCGTTATCTTCGTCAGCCACTTCAAGCGGAGGAGATGGCTGCATTGGCCGCTAAAGCTAACTCTGCGCTCATGagaagtggtggtggtggaggaggctGTCGCCGGAGACGTGTAGATCCTATTGTCCCTGGTGATAAATATCGCGTTAGAGTTGCCTCCTGTGATGATACCGTTGGTTCAGGCTTCGGAAGGAGGAAGGAGAGAAACGCTGACGCTGACGGTGGTGGTAGTACTAGTAGTCGCCGGAGGAGGGAATGCTACGCGGCGGAGCTGAGCACGATAGAAGAGTGA